The region AGGGCATGCTTCGCCGGGCGTTTATTCACGAGCCTTCGTGGAAGGCCGTCTCGACGAAAGCCATCTGAAAAACTTCCGTCGCGAGTTACCGCGTGGCCAGGGTCTTTCATCCTATCCGCATCCGTGGCTGATGCCTGACTTCTGGCAATTCCCCACGGTTTCGATGGGTCTGGGGCCACTTTGCTCGCTCTATCAGGCCCGGTTCCTTCGTTATCTGCAGCATCGCGGCCTGCTCGATACCAGCCAGTCGCGCGTCTGGTGCTTTATTGGCGATGGGGAAGTCGATGAGCCCGAAACTCTGGGTGCTATCACTCTGGGGGCTCGCGAACATCTCGACAACGTCACCTGGGTCATCAACTGCAACCTGCAGCGGCTCGATGGTCCCGTCCGCGGGAATGGCAAGATCATTCAGGAGCTCGAAGGCCTCTTCCGGGGTGCCGGGTGGAATGTTCTCAAGGTCATCTGGGGTGCCGACTGGGATCCGATTCTCGCTAATGATGAATCGGGCCAGCTCAAAAAGCGGATGCTCGAAATCGTCGATGGTCAGTTCCAGAAGTACGTTGTCGAATCAGGCAGCTACATCCGGCAGGATTTCTTCGGTAAGAACCCCGAACTCCTCAAGCTCGTGGAGCATCTGAGCGACGACCAGATTAAAGATCTCCGTCGTGGTGGTCACGATGCCCAGAAGGTCTATACCGCTTACCATGCGGCTGTGAATCACAAGGGTGTCCCCACAGTCATTCTTGCCCATACCATTAAGGGCTACGGCCTGGGTGAATCTGCCGAAGGCAAGAACACCACACACCAGCAGAAGAAACTCGAAGAAGACGATCTGCTCAAGTTCCGCACCCGCTTTGAACTGCCACTTTCGGACGAAGAGGCCAAAGCCGCCAAGTTCTACAAGCCAGATCCTTCGAGCCCCGAAGTCAAATACATGCTCGAACGGCGAAAAGAACTGGGGGGTTTCCTCCCCGTTCGCAAGCCGACGAGCGAGCGGCTCACCATTCCCTCGTTTGACCAGTTCCAGACTGCACTCAAAGGGAGTGTGGGCAAAGAATGGTCCACGACCATGGTTCTCGGCAGGATTATGGGCTGGCTTTGCACCGACAAGAATGTCGGCAAACGCATTGTCCCCATCATCCCCGATGAAGCCCAGACGTTCGGGATGCACACCCTCTTTGCTCAGGTGGGGATCTACAGCAGCAAAGGCCAGCAGTACACACCGGTTGATGCCGGTCAGATGGTCTGGTATCGCGAAGAAACCAACGGCCAGATTCTCATGGAAGGGATCAACGAAGCCGGTGCCATGTCGTCATTCGTGGCTGCGGGAACGGCTTATGCCAACCTCGGCCTGAACATGATCCCCTTCTACGTCTACTACTCGATGTTCGGTTTCCAGCGAGTTGGCGATCTCATCTGGCTGGCCGGCGATTCCCGCGCCAAGGGCTTCCTGTGCGGTGGAACCTCGGGCCGCATTTCGCTCAACGGCGAAGGTCTGCAGCATCAGGATGGACACTCACAGCTCATTGCATCGAGTGTACCGAACCTCCTGGCTTACGATCCGGCCTTTGGCTATGAAGTGGCGGCCATCGTTCAGGATGGGATGCGCCGCATGTATGCCGAAGACGAGAACGTTTTCTATTATCTCTCGGTCTACAACGATGGCAC is a window of Planctopirus limnophila DSM 3776 DNA encoding:
- the aceE gene encoding pyruvate dehydrogenase (acetyl-transferring), homodimeric type, with amino-acid sequence MAGMMTDSSRSAASNGHAVSESQTELGELPAVGLDTDELAEWYESLDDVFHRYGPEEVRALLLELQQRASAKGVTGTASLTTPYINTIPVDAEPSYPGDRKIERKIRSIVRWNAMAMVVQAARSGTGVGGHISTFASSACLVETGFNHFFHAPSKSHTGDFVYFQGHASPGVYSRAFVEGRLDESHLKNFRRELPRGQGLSSYPHPWLMPDFWQFPTVSMGLGPLCSLYQARFLRYLQHRGLLDTSQSRVWCFIGDGEVDEPETLGAITLGAREHLDNVTWVINCNLQRLDGPVRGNGKIIQELEGLFRGAGWNVLKVIWGADWDPILANDESGQLKKRMLEIVDGQFQKYVVESGSYIRQDFFGKNPELLKLVEHLSDDQIKDLRRGGHDAQKVYTAYHAAVNHKGVPTVILAHTIKGYGLGESAEGKNTTHQQKKLEEDDLLKFRTRFELPLSDEEAKAAKFYKPDPSSPEVKYMLERRKELGGFLPVRKPTSERLTIPSFDQFQTALKGSVGKEWSTTMVLGRIMGWLCTDKNVGKRIVPIIPDEAQTFGMHTLFAQVGIYSSKGQQYTPVDAGQMVWYREETNGQILMEGINEAGAMSSFVAAGTAYANLGLNMIPFYVYYSMFGFQRVGDLIWLAGDSRAKGFLCGGTSGRISLNGEGLQHQDGHSQLIASSVPNLLAYDPAFGYEVAAIVQDGMRRMYAEDENVFYYLSVYNDGTFPMPAIPAGVTQEMICAGLYPLEPSVTAKKRTHRPQLLGSGPIMQYVLKAKQILSEKYGVEADVWSVTSYNELKRNAQAVARWNALHPDKKPKQSHIDQVTAGVTGPFISASENVQLVAEQIRQYLPGRYTVLGCDGFGRSEAREVLRRHFEVDAECIVFAALSALAKDGHFDAKRLPKVLQELGIDPEKVDPATA